The following are encoded together in the Dyella terrae genome:
- the fliN gene encoding flagellar motor switch protein FliN, which produces MIPPNDAVLATQRVEFDQLNAPVGDGAEVNLDMILDVPVTLAMEVGRTRISIRNLLQLNQGSVVELDRSAGEPLDVFVNGTLVAHGEVVVINERFGIRLTDVISPAERVRKLR; this is translated from the coding sequence ATGATCCCGCCCAATGACGCCGTCTTGGCCACCCAGCGCGTCGAGTTCGACCAGCTCAATGCCCCCGTAGGCGATGGTGCCGAAGTCAATCTCGACATGATCCTCGATGTACCGGTCACGCTTGCCATGGAAGTAGGCCGTACGCGCATCAGCATTCGCAACCTGCTGCAGCTCAACCAGGGCTCGGTGGTGGAACTGGATCGTTCCGCTGGCGAACCGCTGGACGTGTTCGTCAACGGCACGCTGGTGGCACACGGTGAAGTGGTGGTGATCAACGAACGTTTCGGTATCCGCCTCACCGACGTGATCAGCCCGGCCGAACGCGTTCGCAAGCTGCGGTGA
- the fliO gene encoding flagellar biosynthetic protein FliO — MFLAMVVPVAAPEINVGGELARVLVSLVGIIALIFVAGWFSRRLQARATPGGRRMRCVETMAVGARDRLMLVEADGKRLLIGMGQGGMRTLHVYEGAAPAPEANPQPPITPFGDVLARWKRK, encoded by the coding sequence ATGTTCCTTGCCATGGTCGTTCCTGTCGCCGCACCGGAGATCAATGTCGGCGGAGAACTGGCGCGCGTGCTGGTGAGCCTGGTCGGCATCATTGCGCTCATCTTTGTTGCCGGCTGGTTCAGTCGCCGGCTGCAGGCGCGCGCGACGCCGGGTGGCCGCCGCATGCGCTGCGTGGAAACCATGGCGGTGGGCGCACGCGATCGCCTGATGCTGGTCGAAGCGGACGGTAAGCGTTTGCTGATCGGCATGGGTCAGGGCGGCATGCGCACGTTGCACGTGTATGAGGGTGCGGCGCCTGCGCCGGAAGCCAATCCGCAACCGCCGATCACGCCGTTCGGCGATGTGCTGGCCCGTTGGAAGCGCAAGTGA
- the fliP gene encoding flagellar type III secretion system pore protein FliP (The bacterial flagellar biogenesis protein FliP forms a type III secretion system (T3SS)-type pore required for flagellar assembly.), with product MKSFRWILVAILLMSPLLAWAAPAMPTMPSMPQMPASGAGIPVLTVQNAPGGAQNWTLSLQLLALMTVLTFLPAVLLMMTSFTRIMIVLSFLRQALGTQSTPSNQILLGLSLFLTLFVMSPVLNHAYADGVKPYMDGQMSAEQAVPAAAAPFKRFMLDQTREADLQLFTHLANEQPYASKDDVPFRVAMPAFVTSELKTAFQMGFLLFIPFLIIDMVVASVLMSMGMMMVSPTIISLPFKIMLFVLVDGWTLLLGTLAGSFYT from the coding sequence ATGAAGTCGTTCCGCTGGATTCTCGTGGCCATCCTGCTGATGAGCCCGCTGTTGGCCTGGGCTGCCCCGGCCATGCCCACCATGCCTTCCATGCCGCAGATGCCCGCATCGGGCGCCGGCATTCCGGTGTTGACGGTGCAGAACGCGCCGGGCGGCGCGCAGAACTGGACGTTGTCGCTGCAGCTGCTGGCGCTGATGACGGTGCTCACGTTCTTGCCGGCCGTGTTGCTGATGATGACGTCGTTCACGCGCATCATGATCGTGCTGAGCTTTCTGCGTCAGGCGCTGGGCACACAGTCCACGCCGTCGAACCAGATCCTGCTTGGCCTGTCGCTGTTCCTGACGTTGTTCGTGATGTCGCCGGTGCTCAATCACGCCTATGCCGACGGCGTGAAGCCGTACATGGATGGCCAGATGTCCGCTGAGCAGGCCGTGCCGGCTGCGGCCGCGCCGTTCAAGCGCTTTATGTTGGATCAGACGCGCGAGGCGGATCTGCAGTTGTTCACGCACCTTGCCAATGAACAGCCCTATGCCAGCAAGGACGACGTGCCATTCCGCGTGGCGATGCCCGCGTTCGTCACCAGTGAGCTGAAGACCGCCTTCCAAATGGGCTTTCTGCTGTTTATCCCATTCCTGATCATCGACATGGTGGTGGCCAGCGTGCTGATGTCGATGGGCATGATGATGGTGTCGCCCACCATCATCTCGCTGCCGTTCAAGATCATGTTGTTTGTGTTGGTCGACGGCTGGACGTTGCTGTTGGGCACGTTGGCGGGGAGCTTCTACACATGA
- the fliQ gene encoding flagellar biosynthesis protein FliQ: MTPESVIEFGQHALYVAMMVAAPLLLTALAVGLIIGVVQAATQINEMTLSFIPKVIAMAAVALIAGPWMLRTLVQFTRQLIESLPGAVK, from the coding sequence ATGACGCCTGAATCCGTCATCGAGTTCGGCCAGCACGCGCTCTACGTCGCCATGATGGTGGCTGCGCCGCTGCTGCTTACGGCATTGGCGGTGGGCTTGATCATCGGCGTGGTCCAGGCCGCCACGCAGATCAACGAAATGACGCTCAGCTTCATCCCGAAAGTGATCGCCATGGCGGCGGTCGCGCTGATCGCAGGTCCGTGGATGCTGCGCACGCTGGTGCAGTTCACCCGGCAGTTGATCGAAAGCCTGCCCGGGGCGGTGAAATGA
- the fliR gene encoding flagellar biosynthetic protein FliR produces MTTVQLAEIQGLIGSLLWAMARVSGLFLMAPVFGDAVLPQRIRLALMVMLAFVLAPLAPTSINPMTADGIATLVSQLLMGAAIGFVLKLAFEGVSLGGQLVGQSMSLGFAETVDPRGGGSSPVLSQFYLLMVTLLFLAMNGHLQLISLLADSFHTLPPGQPVIGTNGLYAVVAFATHLFGGAVRVALPAMTALLMVNIGFAAISRAAPSMNLFAVGFPITVTLGFVALWLSMHSVPGAFESLQNSAWTLMHELAGG; encoded by the coding sequence ATGACCACGGTGCAACTCGCCGAAATACAGGGGTTGATCGGCTCGCTGCTGTGGGCGATGGCCCGCGTCAGTGGCCTGTTCTTGATGGCCCCCGTGTTTGGCGACGCGGTGCTGCCGCAGCGTATTCGTCTCGCGTTGATGGTGATGCTCGCGTTTGTGCTGGCACCGTTGGCGCCGACCAGCATCAACCCGATGACGGCGGATGGCATCGCCACCTTGGTGAGCCAGCTGCTGATGGGTGCCGCCATCGGCTTTGTATTGAAACTCGCTTTCGAGGGCGTGTCGCTGGGCGGCCAGTTGGTGGGGCAGAGTATGAGCCTGGGTTTCGCCGAAACGGTGGACCCACGCGGCGGCGGCAGCTCGCCGGTGCTCAGCCAGTTCTACCTGCTGATGGTGACGCTGCTGTTCCTGGCCATGAACGGCCACCTGCAACTGATCTCGCTGTTGGCGGACAGCTTTCACACCTTGCCGCCGGGTCAGCCGGTGATCGGCACCAACGGCCTCTATGCGGTGGTGGCGTTCGCCACGCATCTGTTCGGTGGCGCCGTGCGCGTGGCGTTGCCGGCCATGACCGCGCTGCTGATGGTGAATATCGGTTTTGCCGCGATCAGTCGCGCGGCGCCGTCCATGAATCTGTTCGCGGTGGGTTTTCCCATCACGGTGACGCTGGGGTTCGTCGCGTTGTGGTTGTCGATGCACAGCGTGCCGGGCGCGTTCGAGTCGTTGCAGAACAGCGCGTGGACGCTGATGCACGAGCTGGCCGGCGGCTGA
- the flhB gene encoding flagellar biosynthesis protein FlhB: MAEKDDDQERTEQPSEKRLKESREKGDVPRSRDLSGAVVVLAGVAALMNGGESSMLHVRRIYSLGLSYGRDALFSDQLPGRVLSMAMHEALSLFAPVAVATMLAALAAPLLLGGLNFSGEALQPKFERLDPIAGLGRIFAMRGLVELAKSLLKLLLIGAVLVMVLKGWQTDLMSTGRGEVGAGTLKAMSLLGHGALLFGSILALIGGADALYQKFDHTKRLRMTRQELKDESKESEGNPELKARVRQMQFQMARKRMMQELPKADVLVTNPSHFAVALRYDDSRMGAPRVIAKGMDELALQIRLVAASHRIPVVEAPPLARALYATTQLDREIPSALYVAVAQVLAYVFQLKQAMSRGEQPPTAPQPDVDPDLMGPYKL; this comes from the coding sequence ATGGCCGAGAAGGACGACGATCAGGAACGTACCGAACAACCTTCCGAAAAACGCCTGAAGGAATCGCGGGAGAAGGGCGACGTTCCACGATCGAGGGATCTGTCTGGCGCGGTGGTGGTGCTGGCGGGTGTGGCCGCGCTGATGAACGGCGGCGAGAGTTCGATGCTGCACGTGCGCCGCATCTACAGCCTGGGCCTGAGTTACGGGCGCGACGCGCTGTTCAGTGATCAGTTGCCAGGCCGTGTTCTGTCGATGGCCATGCACGAAGCGCTTTCGCTGTTCGCGCCGGTGGCGGTGGCGACAATGCTCGCCGCGCTGGCCGCGCCGCTGCTGCTGGGTGGCCTGAATTTCAGCGGTGAGGCATTGCAACCGAAGTTCGAGCGGCTTGACCCTATCGCCGGTCTTGGCCGCATTTTCGCCATGCGCGGCCTGGTGGAGCTGGCGAAGTCATTGTTGAAGCTGCTGCTGATCGGCGCCGTGTTGGTGATGGTGCTCAAGGGTTGGCAGACCGACCTGATGTCCACGGGTCGCGGCGAAGTGGGCGCGGGCACGCTGAAGGCGATGAGCCTGCTGGGCCACGGTGCGCTGTTGTTCGGTTCCATCCTGGCGCTGATCGGCGGCGCAGATGCGCTGTACCAGAAGTTCGATCACACCAAGCGCTTGCGCATGACGCGCCAGGAGCTGAAGGACGAGTCGAAGGAAAGCGAGGGCAACCCCGAGCTCAAGGCCCGTGTTCGCCAGATGCAGTTCCAGATGGCGCGCAAGCGCATGATGCAAGAGCTACCCAAGGCGGATGTGCTGGTGACTAACCCCAGCCACTTCGCCGTGGCGTTGCGCTACGACGACAGTCGCATGGGCGCGCCGCGCGTGATCGCCAAGGGCATGGACGAGCTGGCGCTGCAGATCCGCCTGGTCGCCGCCAGCCATCGCATTCCCGTGGTGGAGGCGCCGCCGTTGGCACGCGCTTTGTATGCCACCACTCAGCTCGACCGCGAGATTCCCTCCGCGCTCTACGTCGCCGTGGCGCAGGTGCTCGCGTACGTGTTCCAGCTCAAGCAGGCGATGTCGCGCGGCGAACAGCCGCCGACGGCGCCGCAACCCGATGTCGATCCGGACCTGATGGGTCCCTACAAGCTCTGA
- the flhA gene encoding flagellar biosynthesis protein FlhA yields MANATALGTLKTLGRRGLGAPVIMLAALAMMMLPLPPFILDMLFSFNIALSLVILLAVIYVMRPLEFAAFPTVVLMATLLRLALNIASTRVVLLHGHDGPGAAGKVIEAFGEFVIGGNFAVGLVVFAILTIINFVVVTKGATRVYEVTARFTLDAMPGKQMAIDADLNAGLLNQEQARERRQEVREEADFYGSMDGASKFVRGDATAGILILIINIVGGFFVGVLQHGLSAGEAAKTYTLLTIGDGLVAQVPSLMLSIATAVIVTRVSKSTDMGKQLVGQLFGQPRALAVAGVVLGVMGMIPGMPNIAFLLLGGTCGGAAWLMVKRDREAQERVTKAATEVAAPAAAPTERLELGWEDVASVDPLGLEVGYRLIPLVDTHQGGELMGRIKSVRRKLSQELGFLVPAVHIRDNLDLGPNTYRITLMGVPMGESEVHNDRLLAINPGRVQEGLQGIATRDPAFGLEALWIESGQRELAQSLGYTVVDPATVIATHLSHILQSHAHELLSHQDVQQLLDRLAQTAPKLVEDLVPKRLSLGVVVKVMQNLLAERVPIRNMRSIVESLAEHAGQSQDPGALSAAVRVALGRQIVQEISGLGTEIPVITLAPELEQILLGSLANGGVAGAAVEPGLADRLQQGVADAARKQEMSGEPAVLLVAPQLRPWLARFTRHVAQNLHVLAYNEVPDNRRVRLVQALGR; encoded by the coding sequence ATGGCAAACGCTACCGCCCTTGGCACTCTCAAGACGCTCGGACGCCGGGGACTCGGCGCGCCGGTGATCATGCTCGCCGCGCTGGCGATGATGATGCTGCCGCTGCCGCCCTTCATCCTCGACATGCTCTTCAGCTTCAACATCGCGTTGTCGCTGGTGATCTTGCTGGCGGTGATCTACGTGATGCGTCCGCTGGAGTTCGCGGCGTTCCCGACCGTGGTGCTGATGGCGACGCTGTTGCGCCTGGCGCTCAATATCGCCTCGACCCGTGTGGTGCTGCTGCATGGCCACGACGGCCCCGGCGCGGCGGGCAAGGTGATCGAGGCGTTTGGTGAGTTCGTGATCGGCGGCAATTTCGCGGTGGGCCTGGTGGTGTTCGCCATCCTCACCATCATCAACTTTGTGGTGGTGACCAAGGGTGCCACGCGTGTGTACGAAGTGACCGCGCGCTTCACCTTGGATGCCATGCCCGGCAAGCAGATGGCCATCGACGCCGATCTCAATGCCGGTTTGCTCAACCAGGAGCAGGCACGCGAGCGTCGCCAGGAAGTGCGCGAGGAAGCGGATTTCTACGGCTCGATGGATGGTGCGTCGAAGTTCGTGCGCGGCGATGCCACCGCCGGCATCCTGATCCTGATCATCAATATCGTGGGCGGCTTCTTCGTCGGCGTGCTGCAGCACGGGTTGTCGGCGGGCGAAGCCGCCAAGACGTACACGCTGCTCACCATCGGTGACGGTCTGGTGGCGCAGGTGCCGTCGCTGATGCTGTCGATCGCGACGGCTGTCATCGTGACGCGCGTATCCAAGTCCACCGACATGGGCAAGCAGCTCGTCGGCCAGTTGTTCGGCCAGCCGCGCGCGCTTGCTGTGGCCGGTGTGGTGCTGGGTGTGATGGGCATGATCCCGGGCATGCCCAACATCGCCTTTCTGTTGCTGGGTGGCACCTGCGGTGGTGCGGCCTGGTTGATGGTGAAGCGCGACCGCGAGGCGCAAGAGCGCGTGACCAAGGCCGCCACGGAAGTGGCTGCGCCCGCCGCCGCGCCGACCGAACGCCTCGAGCTGGGTTGGGAAGACGTGGCCAGCGTCGATCCGCTGGGCCTGGAAGTCGGCTACCGCCTGATTCCACTGGTGGATACGCACCAAGGTGGCGAGCTGATGGGGCGCATCAAATCGGTGCGTCGCAAGCTGTCGCAGGAGCTTGGCTTTCTGGTGCCGGCGGTGCATATCCGCGACAACCTGGACCTGGGCCCCAACACGTATCGCATCACCCTGATGGGCGTGCCGATGGGCGAGTCGGAAGTGCACAACGATCGCCTGCTGGCGATCAACCCGGGCCGTGTGCAGGAAGGCCTGCAGGGCATTGCCACGCGCGATCCGGCATTTGGCCTGGAAGCCTTGTGGATCGAGTCCGGTCAGCGCGAGTTGGCGCAGAGCTTGGGCTACACCGTGGTCGATCCGGCGACGGTGATCGCCACGCATCTGTCGCACATCCTGCAGAGCCACGCGCACGAACTGCTCAGCCACCAGGACGTGCAGCAGCTGTTGGACCGTCTCGCCCAGACCGCGCCGAAGCTGGTGGAAGACCTGGTGCCCAAGCGCCTGTCGCTGGGCGTGGTGGTCAAGGTCATGCAGAACCTGCTGGCCGAGCGGGTGCCGATCCGCAACATGCGCTCCATTGTCGAATCCTTGGCGGAGCACGCGGGCCAGAGTCAGGATCCCGGCGCGCTCAGCGCGGCGGTGCGCGTGGCGCTGGGTCGACAGATCGTGCAGGAGATCTCGGGCCTGGGCACGGAGATCCCGGTTATTACGTTGGCGCCGGAGCTGGAGCAGATCCTGCTGGGATCGCTCGCAAACGGCGGCGTGGCGGGCGCTGCGGTGGAACCGGGCCTTGCCGACCGCTTGCAGCAGGGCGTTGCCGACGCCGCGCGCAAGCAGGAAATGAGCGGCGAACCGGCGGTTTTGCTGGTCGCGCCGCAGCTCCGTCCGTGGCTCGCGCGCTTCACCCGCCATGTGGCACAGAACCTGCACGTACTGGCCTACAACGAGGTGCCCGACAACCGCCGCGTGCGATTGGTGCAGGCACTGGGCCGTTAA
- the flhF gene encoding flagellar biosynthesis protein FlhF: protein MKIKRFVAPDMRQAMREVREDQGPDAVILSTRRMDEGIEIIAAVDYDEALVREAARHGAPLEVENRAPAVAPAPEARAAATRRSDVAPPPLPTANRRDDGGVTVSLSRRAAAARVEPVLSSRVADVSDLPVVKAVAEMSAPVDAAVPAAATDVPATLHPLLERAMQDTARVRAELGSLRDLLETQLSSLIWNDMERRQPMRARVLREMTRLGIEPDVARQLVDELPADINAEQARYLPLGVLSRSLAIGPRDHAERRGVTALVGSTGVGKTTTIAKLAARAVMRHGASQVALVSTDHYRIGAAAQLEHYGRLLGVRVYPAYDADSLRHVLELLRGHHTVLVDTAGLAGGDPRLAEQLDVLRNGGDLRACLVLAANAHASSLDEAVRAYLPVQPNACILTKLDEAPSLGGALSVLIRHRLALDYVTDGQRVPEDIATADARVLVCRAAQSLKGNAPADDAVMADRFGLAVASA from the coding sequence ATGAAGATCAAGCGTTTCGTGGCCCCGGATATGCGTCAGGCCATGCGCGAAGTACGCGAAGACCAGGGCCCGGATGCGGTGATCCTGTCTACGCGCCGGATGGACGAGGGTATCGAGATTATCGCCGCCGTCGATTACGACGAGGCGTTGGTGCGCGAGGCCGCACGCCACGGCGCGCCGTTGGAAGTGGAGAACCGTGCGCCTGCCGTTGCGCCGGCGCCTGAAGCCCGTGCCGCTGCTACGCGACGTTCCGACGTCGCGCCGCCGCCGCTGCCGACGGCGAACCGTCGCGACGACGGAGGCGTGACGGTGTCGCTCTCTCGTCGTGCTGCTGCAGCGCGCGTGGAGCCGGTGCTGAGCAGCCGTGTCGCTGATGTTTCCGACTTACCGGTAGTCAAAGCTGTCGCGGAGATGTCCGCGCCCGTGGACGCCGCCGTGCCCGCAGCGGCTACCGATGTGCCGGCCACGCTGCATCCACTGCTCGAACGCGCCATGCAAGACACCGCGCGCGTCCGCGCCGAGCTGGGCAGCCTGCGCGACCTGCTGGAGACGCAGTTGTCCAGCCTGATCTGGAACGATATGGAGCGCCGTCAGCCGATGCGCGCTCGCGTGTTGCGCGAAATGACCCGCCTCGGTATTGAGCCGGACGTGGCGCGCCAATTGGTCGACGAACTGCCGGCGGATATCAATGCCGAACAGGCGCGTTACCTGCCGCTGGGCGTGTTGAGCCGCAGCTTGGCCATTGGTCCGCGGGACCATGCCGAGCGTCGCGGTGTCACCGCGCTGGTCGGCTCGACCGGCGTGGGCAAGACCACCACCATCGCCAAGCTGGCCGCACGCGCGGTGATGCGTCACGGCGCATCGCAAGTCGCGCTGGTCAGCACGGATCACTACCGCATCGGCGCGGCGGCGCAGTTGGAGCATTACGGCCGCCTGCTCGGCGTGCGTGTGTATCCCGCCTACGACGCCGACAGCCTGCGCCACGTGCTGGAACTGTTGCGTGGCCATCACACCGTATTGGTGGATACCGCCGGCCTGGCCGGTGGCGATCCGCGACTGGCCGAACAATTGGACGTGCTGCGCAATGGCGGCGACCTGCGCGCCTGCCTGGTACTCGCGGCGAACGCGCATGCATCGTCACTGGACGAGGCCGTACGCGCCTACCTGCCGGTGCAGCCCAACGCCTGCATCCTGACCAAGCTCGATGAGGCGCCGAGCCTCGGCGGTGCGCTGTCGGTGCTGATCCGGCATCGGCTGGCGCTGGACTATGTAACGGATGGCCAGCGTGTGCCGGAAGACATCGCCACGGCCGACGCGCGCGTGCTGGTGTGCCGTGCCGCGCAATCACTCAAGGGTAACGCTCCCGCGGATGACGCGGTGATGGCGGATCGTTTCGGACTGGCGGTGGCGAGCGCATGA
- a CDS encoding P-loop NTPase, producing MNGVFAMNQAMGLESMLRALTERQGRQMPVQDQAYGLSGAAPRKRCRAIAVAGGKGGVGKTTVSVNLGMALAKEGHKVILLDADMSLANIDVLLGLTPTRHVGHLLDGTCSIEDLLMNAPHGLKVVPAGSGTRRLAQLGSGEHAAVIRAFDDLVSPPDYLLVDTAAGLSDNVAMFAAAADDVVVVVCDEPASLTDAYALLKVLSRDFGVRRFRMVANMVRNVGEAKQLHQKLARVCDRFLDVALEFMGHVPHDERLKQAIKRQSAVVDLWPSSRSGLAFKQLAGAVDTWGEPERLGLDRIAFFSRQAAVATGW from the coding sequence ATGAACGGTGTTTTCGCAATGAATCAGGCGATGGGGCTGGAGAGCATGCTGCGTGCGCTGACCGAACGACAAGGACGACAGATGCCGGTGCAGGATCAGGCGTACGGACTCAGTGGCGCCGCGCCGCGCAAGCGCTGCCGCGCTATCGCAGTGGCCGGGGGCAAGGGCGGCGTCGGCAAGACCACGGTGTCAGTGAACTTAGGGATGGCGCTGGCGAAGGAGGGTCACAAGGTGATCCTGCTCGACGCGGACATGAGCCTGGCCAACATTGACGTGTTGCTAGGCCTTACGCCCACGCGCCACGTCGGCCACCTGCTCGATGGCACGTGCAGCATCGAAGACCTGCTGATGAACGCGCCGCATGGCTTGAAGGTGGTGCCGGCCGGTTCGGGCACGCGCCGCCTTGCGCAGTTGGGCTCGGGCGAGCACGCCGCGGTGATCCGCGCCTTCGACGACCTCGTGTCGCCGCCGGACTATCTGCTGGTGGATACGGCGGCGGGGCTTTCCGACAACGTGGCGATGTTCGCCGCCGCGGCGGATGACGTGGTGGTGGTGGTCTGCGACGAGCCGGCCTCACTGACCGATGCGTACGCCTTGCTCAAGGTACTGAGCCGGGACTTTGGCGTACGCCGCTTCCGTATGGTCGCGAACATGGTCCGCAACGTCGGCGAAGCCAAGCAGTTGCATCAGAAACTCGCAAGGGTTTGCGATCGCTTCCTCGACGTGGCGTTGGAGTTCATGGGCCATGTCCCGCACGACGAACGGCTCAAGCAGGCCATCAAGCGCCAGAGCGCGGTGGTGGATCTGTGGCCGTCGAGCCGCTCGGGGCTGGCATTCAAGCAATTGGCGGGTGCGGTCGATACATGGGGTGAACCCGAGCGACTGGGCCTGGATCGCATCGCCTTTTTCAGCAGGCAGGCCGCAGTAGCGACGGGGTGGTGA
- a CDS encoding RNA polymerase sigma factor FliA — MSVASEYLQLQKQSADELVRQHAPLVRRIAYHLMGRLPPSVDVSDLIQAGMIGLLEAARNFTTGKNASFETFAGIRIRGAMLDELRRTDWTPRSVHRKVREMAEVVRQIEIETGADAEDVEVMRRLGMGAEEYHQVLADAASARLLSLSAPDDADGGAAFDVADGDSLSPADSVEHEGMREALVEAIGGLPEREQLVMSLYYEEELNLKEIGAVLGVTESRVCQIHGQAIVRLRARMTGWHEGQERQAGKRKGAKGG; from the coding sequence ATGAGTGTGGCTTCCGAATATCTGCAACTGCAAAAGCAGAGTGCCGACGAACTGGTTCGCCAGCACGCTCCCCTGGTGCGAAGGATCGCCTATCACTTGATGGGCCGCCTGCCGCCCAGCGTGGACGTCAGCGACCTGATCCAGGCCGGCATGATCGGTTTGCTGGAGGCCGCGCGTAATTTCACCACCGGCAAAAATGCGAGCTTCGAAACGTTTGCGGGTATCCGCATCCGTGGCGCGATGCTCGATGAGTTGCGGCGTACCGACTGGACCCCACGGTCGGTGCATCGAAAAGTGCGCGAAATGGCGGAGGTCGTACGTCAGATTGAAATTGAAACCGGTGCGGATGCCGAGGACGTCGAAGTGATGCGGCGGCTGGGCATGGGCGCCGAGGAATATCACCAGGTGCTGGCGGACGCGGCGAGTGCGCGCTTGCTCAGCCTTTCCGCACCGGACGATGCGGATGGTGGCGCGGCGTTCGACGTGGCCGATGGCGACAGCCTGAGCCCCGCCGATAGCGTCGAGCACGAAGGTATGCGCGAGGCGTTGGTGGAGGCCATCGGTGGCCTGCCCGAACGCGAGCAGTTGGTGATGTCCCTGTATTACGAGGAAGAGCTGAACCTCAAGGAGATCGGCGCGGTGCTCGGGGTAACCGAGTCACGCGTCTGCCAGATCCACGGCCAGGCCATTGTGCGTCTACGGGCGCGCATGACCGGCTGGCATGAGGGGCAGGAAAGACAGGCAGGAAAACGAAAAGGGGCGAAGGGCGGATAA
- the cheY gene encoding chemotaxis response regulator CheY, whose protein sequence is MDKNMKILVVDDFSTMRRIVRNLLVELGFSNGLIQEADDGENALTMLRNNAFDMVVTDWNMPNMTGIDLLRAIRAEPALKGLPVLMVTAENNRDQIIAAAQAGVNGYIVKPFTAVTLQEKLGKIFERLAASGASA, encoded by the coding sequence TTGGACAAGAATATGAAGATCCTCGTGGTGGACGACTTCTCCACCATGCGGCGCATCGTTCGCAACCTGCTGGTCGAGCTGGGTTTCAGCAACGGGCTGATCCAGGAAGCCGACGACGGCGAGAACGCGCTCACCATGTTGCGCAACAACGCCTTCGACATGGTGGTGACCGACTGGAACATGCCCAATATGACGGGCATCGACCTGCTGCGCGCCATTCGCGCCGAGCCCGCGCTGAAGGGCCTGCCGGTGCTGATGGTGACCGCTGAGAACAACCGCGACCAGATCATCGCCGCCGCACAGGCAGGCGTGAACGGCTACATCGTCAAGCCGTTCACCGCCGTCACCCTGCAGGAAAAACTCGGCAAGATCTTCGAACGCCTGGCCGCCAGCGGAGCGAGCGCATGA
- a CDS encoding protein phosphatase CheZ: MNAQVALLAGEAMPKELHDLLNSPNGAAFEQALDVLVREREQRVFRALGLLARDLHDAVRRLGGDLAQEGVPGSVADARKHLEDVLEMSSQAAHRSLDFVERMRPQAESLAENAGAVIDGTSEGDVAHVLAKQSQSFANACRDGLADFVVAQSWQDLSGQRIKKVVNFIGSVENSLLELVSLTGALASGEAAAGPVKVTSQDEADRLLSEFGF, translated from the coding sequence ATGAACGCACAAGTTGCTCTGCTAGCCGGCGAAGCGATGCCGAAAGAACTTCACGACCTGCTGAACAGCCCCAATGGGGCCGCTTTCGAGCAGGCGCTCGATGTGCTGGTGCGCGAGCGCGAACAGCGTGTGTTCCGCGCGCTGGGTTTGCTTGCACGTGACCTGCACGATGCCGTGCGCCGCCTTGGCGGCGACCTGGCGCAGGAAGGCGTGCCGGGCAGCGTCGCCGATGCGCGCAAGCATCTGGAAGACGTGCTGGAAATGAGTTCGCAGGCCGCGCATCGGTCGCTCGATTTTGTCGAGCGTATGCGTCCGCAGGCTGAGTCGCTGGCCGAAAACGCGGGCGCAGTGATCGACGGTACGTCTGAAGGCGACGTGGCGCATGTGCTGGCAAAGCAGTCGCAGTCGTTCGCGAATGCGTGCCGCGACGGTCTTGCTGACTTCGTGGTGGCGCAGTCGTGGCAGGATCTTTCGGGCCAGCGCATCAAGAAGGTCGTGAACTTCATCGGCAGCGTCGAGAACTCGCTGCTGGAACTGGTGAGCCTTACCGGCGCGCTGGCGTCCGGCGAAGCGGCGGCGGGCCCGGTCAAGGTCACCAGCCAGGACGAAGCGGATCGCTTGTTGAGCGAATTCGGGTTCTGA